A window of the Pongo abelii isolate AG06213 chromosome 10, NHGRI_mPonAbe1-v2.0_pri, whole genome shotgun sequence genome harbors these coding sequences:
- the C10H12orf76 gene encoding uncharacterized protein C12orf76 homolog, producing the protein MLRPALPWLCLGLCSLLVGEAEAPSPVDPLERSRPYAVLRGQNLVLMGTIFSILLVTVILMAFCVYKPIRRR; encoded by the exons aTGCTGCGTCCAGCGTTACCGTGGCTGTGCCTTGGCCTCTGCAGCCTGCtggttggggaggcagaggccccGAGCCCCGTGGATCCGCTGGAGCGGAGCCGGCCGTACGCGGTGCTGCGCGGGCAGAACCTGG TGTTGATGGGAACCATTTTCAGCATCCTGCTGGTGACTGTCATCCTTATGGCATTTTGTGTCTACAAGCCCATTCGGCGTCGGTGA
- the LOC100453736 gene encoding uncharacterized protein LOC100453736 has translation MAAFRAGAAVYHVTLDKLLASFMPQFVQLLGGGAVRGRRTLLKGTSSLQSLKNNLTVLAWSPSHLRCQCKSVKATRIQSMWIGTLKNNFMVDTFISIWN, from the exons ATGGCTGCGTTCAGAGCTGGCGCTGCTGTTtaccatgtgaccttggacaagcttCTCGCTTCATTCATGCCACAGTTTGTTCAGCTATTAGGTGGAG GAGCTGTAAGGGGGAGAAGAACTTTGCTGAAAGGCACATCCTCCCTGCAGAGCTTGAAGAACAATCTAACCGTGCTGGCATGGAGCCCATCCCACCTGCGATGCCAGTGTAAGTCTGTGAAAGCCACTCGTATTCAGAGCATGTGGATTGGGACTCTGAAGAACAACTTTATGGTGGACACCTTCATCTCCATTTG gaactga